Proteins from a genomic interval of Lycium ferocissimum isolate CSIRO_LF1 chromosome 2, AGI_CSIRO_Lferr_CH_V1, whole genome shotgun sequence:
- the LOC132036862 gene encoding BEL1-like homeodomain protein 4, with translation MSQDYHRQGLSSFSSGFERPQDHHQQQQQHIAHQIRGEKLTVEGFEPPLRMVSTNEEEGESSGIQGYETAGMLSEMFNFQTMAPATTATELLQSQLSHNYRYQNQQPHHQQQQPPTTDLGNEWFGNRQGVVVGGSLQVPLGDAKDVNSKVLDNRDSVTAHYQRQHNQIPSINTVESMQLFLMNPQPRSPISQSSSQPTTSPLQGFPSPAGGHFGQFTYGGASTTGNHFNAPNVNVMEGQGLSLSLSSSLQHLEAAKVEELRMSSSGGEMLFFNQGSQNHHQFHHVGFGSSLGIVNVLRNSKYAKAAQELLEEFCSVGRGQLSQKINKVSKNNNTTSASNPSGSNNNSSSSKDIPPNLSAADRLDHQRRKVKLLTMLDEVDKRYNHYCEQMQMVVNSFDLFMGFGAALPYTSLAQKAMSRHFKCLKDGVTAQLKQSCEVLGEKDASTSGLTKGETPRLKVLEQSLRQQRAFQQMGMMEQEAWRPQRGLPERSVNILRAWLFEHFLNPYPSDADKHLLARQTGLSRNQVANWFINARVRLWKPMVEDMYQREAKEDDGMEDNNTSQNQNITSNINAQTPTPNISSSSTNTATTETKPAATATINTTVASDKRSQMNAPENNPSIFAMNSHSSSMPTQILPSIQDSEIGSTMIRFGTTSGDVSLTLGLHHAGNLPENTHFYG, from the exons ATGTCCCAAGATTATCATCGCCAAGGTCTTTCTAGTTTCTCGAGTGGATTCGAGAGACCTCAAgaccaccaccaacaacaacaacaacatatcgcCCACCAGATCCGAGGAGAAAAATTAACAGTAGAAGGGTTTGAGCCGCCACTGCGCATGGTATCCactaatgaagaagaaggagaatcaAGTGGAATCCAAGGTTATGAGACAGCCGGAATGTTGTCTGAAATGTTCAATTTTCAGACGATGGCCCCGGCGACTACTGCAACTGAGTTGTTGCAGAGTCAACTGTCTCATAACTATAGATACCAGAATCAACAGCCACATCATCAGCAACAGCAACCTCCAACAACGGATTTAGGGAATGAGTGGTTTGGTAACCGACAAGGGGTCGTAGTTGGTGGAAGTTTGCAGGTTCCATTAGGAGATGCAAAAGATGTGAATTCGAAGGTACTGGATAACCGTGATAGTGTAACTGCGCATTATCAGCGTCAGCACAATCAGATACCAAGTATAAATACGGTGGAGTCCATGCAACTTTTCCTTATGAATCCACAGCCAAGGTCACCAATATCACAATCTTCTTCACAACCTACTACTTCACCTCTTCAAGGGTTTCCTAGTCCAGCAGGAGGGCATTTCGGTCAATTCACATATGGAGGAGCAAGTACCACGGGGAACCACTTTAATGCCCCTAATGTAAATGTAATGGAAGGGCAAGGTCTTTCATTGTCCTTGTCATCTTCTTTACAACATTTGGAAGCAGCCAAGGTGGAAGAATTAAGGATGAGCAGTAGTGGGGGAGAAATGTTGTTTTTCAATCAAGGAagtcaaaatcatcatcaatttcatcatgTTGGTTTTGGTTCTTCACTTGGAATAGTCAATGTGTTGAGGAATTCTAAGTATGCCAAAGCTGCACAAGAGTTGTTGGAAGAGTTTTGCAGTGTTGGGAGGGGTCAATTATCCCAAAAGATCAACAAAGTTTCCAAGAATAACAACACAACATCAGCATCTAACCCTAGTGGCAGTAATAATAATTCATCTTCTTCAAAGGATATCCCTCCTAATTTGTCAGCTGCGGATAGGCTTGATCATCAGAGAAGGAAGGTCAAACTTTTAACCATGCTTGATGAG GTAGACAAAAGATACAACCACTATTGCGAACAAATGCAGATGGTAGTTAACTCATTCGATCTATTCATGGGTTTCGGTGCTGCACTTCCCTACACTTCACTTGCACAGAAAGCCATGTCTCGACATTTCAAGTGTCTAAAAGATGGCGTAACAGCACAATTGAAGCAAAGCTGTGAAGTGCTTGGAGAAAAAGATGCAAGCACTTCAGGATTGACTAAAGGAGAAACACCAAGGCTTAAGGTGCTAGAACAAAGCTTGAGGCAACAAAGGGCATTTCAACAAATGGGAATGATGGAACAAGAAGCTTGGAGACCACAAAGGGGCTTACCTGAACGCTCTGTCAATATTTTAAGAGCTTGGCTTTTCGAACATTTTCTCAATCC GTATCCAAGTGATGCAGATAAGCATCTGTTAGCACGACAGACAGGTCTCTCCAGAAATCAG GTTGCAAACTGGTTCATAAATGCAAGGGTGCGGTTGTGGAAGCCGATGGTAGAAGATATGTATCAACGAGAAGCCAAAGAAGATGATGGCATGGAAGATAATAATACTAGCCAAAACCAAAACATTACCAGCAATATCAATGCACAAACACCAACGCCTAATATTAGCAGTTCTTCTACCAATACAGCAACAACAGAAACAAAACCAGCTGCCACTGCCACAATTAATACAACAGTTGCTTCAGACAAAAGATCCCAAATGAATGCCCCTGAAAACAACCCTTCAATTTTTGCAATGAATAGCCATTCTTCCTCTATGCCAACTCAAATATTGCCGTCGATTCAAGATTCTGAAATTGGATCGACGATGATAAGATTTGGGACCACTTCGGGTGATGTTTCTCTTACCTTAGGATTGCACCATGCAGGAAATCTACCCGAGAATACGCATTTTTACGGTTAA